In Chromobacterium rhizoryzae, one genomic interval encodes:
- a CDS encoding aldehyde dehydrogenase family protein: MISTQLFIDGQWRDAAKGQTRQILNPCDESEIAVAADGGRADAQAAIAAARAAFDHGPWRLAPQRQRSRLLLDIAQLVERDSERLAELETLNTGKTLSESRTDMGDIAATFRYFAGLVATENGQVNPAPEQVISRTLHEPVGVCGLITPWNYPLLQAAWKIAPALGAGNCVVLKPSSLTPLSSWRFTQLLTELDLPPGVFNLVSGGAEAGAELAEHPDVDLLSFTGGAQAGASIMRAASANFKRIGLELGGKNPNIVCADADLDAAVDYALNAAFFHAGQVCSAGSRLLLQNEIHDDFVNRLAERLPRIVVGPGQQPDTQMGPVQSAQQHDKILSLISAGVEEGARLVYGGGRPDGERYRKGYWLQPTLLVDVHADMRIAKEEIFGPVITVERFRDEAEALRLANDTPYGLAAAVWTRDLARANRMSRALRFGTVWVNDYHPYFPEAPWGGFKSSGIGRELSRIGLDEYTELKHSYINLAPKPMGWFGA; this comes from the coding sequence ATGATCTCTACCCAGCTCTTCATCGATGGCCAATGGCGCGACGCCGCCAAGGGGCAAACCCGTCAGATTCTCAATCCCTGCGACGAAAGCGAGATCGCGGTCGCCGCGGACGGCGGCCGCGCCGATGCGCAGGCCGCCATCGCCGCCGCCCGCGCGGCGTTTGATCACGGCCCCTGGCGGCTCGCCCCCCAGCGCCAACGCAGCCGCCTGCTGCTGGACATCGCCCAACTAGTGGAGCGCGACAGCGAGCGCCTCGCCGAGCTGGAGACGCTGAACACCGGCAAAACCCTGAGCGAGAGCCGCACCGATATGGGCGACATCGCCGCCACCTTCCGCTATTTCGCCGGCCTGGTGGCCACCGAGAACGGCCAGGTCAACCCGGCGCCCGAGCAGGTGATCAGCCGCACCCTGCACGAGCCGGTGGGCGTCTGCGGCCTGATCACCCCGTGGAACTACCCCTTGCTGCAAGCGGCCTGGAAGATCGCGCCGGCGCTGGGCGCCGGCAATTGCGTCGTGCTCAAGCCCAGCAGCCTGACCCCGCTCAGCAGCTGGCGCTTCACCCAGCTGCTGACCGAGCTGGATTTGCCGCCGGGCGTGTTCAATCTGGTCAGCGGCGGCGCCGAGGCAGGCGCCGAACTGGCGGAGCATCCCGACGTGGATCTGCTGTCCTTCACCGGCGGTGCTCAGGCGGGGGCCAGCATCATGCGCGCCGCCAGCGCCAACTTCAAACGCATCGGCCTGGAGCTGGGCGGCAAGAACCCCAACATCGTCTGCGCCGACGCCGACCTCGACGCCGCCGTCGACTACGCGCTGAACGCCGCCTTCTTCCACGCCGGCCAGGTCTGCTCGGCCGGTTCGCGGCTGCTGCTGCAAAACGAGATTCACGACGACTTCGTGAACCGGCTGGCGGAACGGCTGCCGCGCATCGTCGTCGGCCCCGGCCAGCAGCCGGACACTCAGATGGGGCCGGTGCAGTCCGCCCAGCAGCACGACAAGATCCTGAGCCTGATCTCCGCCGGCGTGGAGGAAGGCGCCCGCCTGGTCTACGGCGGCGGCCGCCCGGACGGCGAACGCTATCGCAAAGGCTATTGGCTGCAGCCCACGCTGCTGGTCGACGTCCACGCCGACATGCGCATCGCCAAAGAGGAGATTTTCGGCCCGGTCATCACCGTGGAGCGCTTCCGCGACGAGGCCGAGGCGCTGCGGCTGGCTAACGACACGCCCTACGGCCTGGCGGCGGCGGTGTGGACGCGGGATCTGGCCCGCGCCAACCGCATGAGCCGCGCGCTGCGCTTCGGCACCGTCTGGGTCAACGACTACCACCCCTATTTCCCCGAAGCCCCCTGGGGCGGCTTCAAATCCAGCGGCATCGGCCGCGAGCTGTCGCGCATCGGTCTGGACGAGTACACCGAGCTCAAACACAGCTACATCAATCTGGCGCCCAAGCCGATGGGGTGGTTTGGCGCCTGA
- a CDS encoding PAS domain-containing protein: MSSNQVSQTLVPAGDETFATRLKEVLGRKRVMLKQVAEALGVSSAAVHKWTRGGEIEYRKLRVLADFLGVNWIWLRYGEQAVLDLATATTTDAQLTEIRRKHLAEIMESEARMKFAQKVSGIVTWEWNILSDAVAYSANAEHLFGRPVRLLSDFWLALDPADAPALRAKLEACLNSGAAYEAEFRVRWPAGDTRWIASRATCVLDADRRPVKMIGVSFDITQRCLAEQALRQNQAILDKAQSIAHLGSWFWDVRKDDCIWSDEAYRIFGWQPQAFKVTMERYFAAMAPEDRDRIDRAIRRAIDERQPYCVEYSILLPDGRRRQIHEEGEVLYGEGRAEAMIGAAQDVTDSRQAAVAYSESEERFREIFEQAALGLAHLGLDGRWLKVNRRLAEMTGYAPWEMEGMSFQQLTHPDDLEDNLLRLDQLLSGEVASFSLEKRLLRKQGGHVWVNVSASLSRHPVSGEPWHLIAAVEEVAARREARRAQEEARLRSELALQSIGMASWEWDLGAGRLRLSPQAARLLFGEALEETTEQRFLDGLRIASRQGWLDSLEAIFNISSRAQLDVSWHGEGGKTLPLVLSLVAQRGSDGALSRLIGALGAR, encoded by the coding sequence GTGTCGTCAAATCAAGTCAGTCAAACCCTTGTTCCCGCCGGGGATGAAACCTTCGCCACCCGCCTGAAGGAGGTGCTGGGGCGCAAGCGCGTCATGCTTAAACAGGTGGCGGAAGCCCTGGGCGTATCGTCCGCCGCCGTGCACAAATGGACGCGCGGCGGGGAAATCGAATATCGCAAACTGCGGGTGTTGGCGGATTTTCTGGGCGTGAACTGGATCTGGCTGCGCTACGGCGAGCAGGCGGTGCTGGATCTGGCGACGGCGACGACGACGGATGCGCAATTGACCGAGATCCGCCGCAAGCATCTGGCGGAGATCATGGAAAGCGAAGCGCGGATGAAGTTCGCGCAGAAGGTGTCCGGCATCGTCACCTGGGAATGGAACATCCTGAGCGACGCGGTGGCTTACTCCGCCAACGCCGAGCACTTGTTTGGCCGCCCGGTGCGCCTGCTGTCCGATTTCTGGCTGGCGCTGGATCCGGCCGACGCGCCGGCCTTGCGCGCCAAACTGGAGGCGTGCCTGAACTCCGGCGCGGCTTACGAGGCCGAGTTCCGCGTGCGCTGGCCGGCGGGCGACACGAGATGGATCGCCTCGCGCGCCACCTGCGTGCTGGACGCCGACCGCCGTCCGGTGAAGATGATAGGCGTCAGCTTCGACATCACCCAGCGTTGCCTGGCCGAGCAGGCCTTGCGTCAGAACCAGGCCATCCTGGACAAGGCGCAGTCCATCGCCCATTTGGGCAGTTGGTTCTGGGATGTGCGCAAGGACGACTGCATCTGGTCGGATGAGGCTTACCGGATTTTCGGCTGGCAGCCGCAGGCCTTCAAGGTGACGATGGAGCGTTACTTCGCCGCGATGGCGCCGGAGGACCGGGATCGCATCGATCGGGCCATCCGGCGGGCGATCGATGAGCGCCAGCCCTATTGCGTGGAGTACAGCATCCTGCTGCCGGACGGCCGCCGCCGCCAGATTCACGAGGAGGGCGAGGTTCTATACGGGGAAGGACGGGCGGAGGCCATGATAGGCGCGGCTCAGGACGTCACCGACAGCCGGCAAGCCGCGGTGGCCTATAGCGAAAGCGAGGAGCGTTTCCGCGAGATCTTCGAGCAGGCGGCGCTGGGCCTGGCGCATCTGGGCCTGGATGGTCGATGGCTCAAGGTGAATCGCCGCCTGGCCGAGATGACGGGCTATGCGCCGTGGGAGATGGAGGGGATGAGCTTCCAGCAACTGACCCATCCCGACGACCTGGAGGACAATCTGCTGCGGCTGGATCAGTTGCTGAGCGGAGAGGTCGCCAGTTTTTCGCTGGAGAAACGCTTGCTGCGCAAACAGGGCGGCCATGTCTGGGTGAACGTCAGCGCCTCGCTGAGCCGTCACCCGGTGAGCGGCGAGCCCTGGCATTTGATCGCCGCGGTGGAGGAGGTGGCCGCGCGGCGCGAGGCGCGCCGCGCGCAGGAGGAGGCCCGGTTGCGCAGCGAATTGGCGCTGCAGTCCATCGGCATGGCCAGTTGGGAATGGGATCTGGGCGCCGGTCGGCTGCGTTTGTCGCCGCAGGCCGCGAGGCTATTGTTCGGCGAGGCTTTAGAGGAGACGACGGAGCAGCGCTTTCTGGACGGTTTGCGCATCGCCTCGCGGCAGGGATGGCTGGACAGCCTGGAGGCGATTTTCAATATTTCCAGCCGCGCGCAGCTGGATGTGTCGTGGCACGGCGAGGGCGGCAAGACTTTGCCGCTGGTCTTGTCGCTGGTGGCGCAGCGCGGGAGCGACGGCGCGCTCAGCCGCCTGATCGGCGCTTTGGGCGCGCGCTGA
- a CDS encoding DMT family transporter, translating to MNSMHRQRYLRRRTRWGYGWALWAAVLWGAWYVPGAAVWHEAPLAGLTRGRPEWFLMAAAVLTAFHACLVAAFQLLWLAALGKLADFFRTLWRFGGISKWYFLAAVLGGLMANFGSYLAMGYVGAVFAAVAGLLYPVVGAALARLWYRERIDRRAALGIAVIVLGGAAIYAPGLLGDLSGDGDARWLGYLGGALAALGWGLEGAIVGRAMDVTDPDCGVAIRYLAEALYWLLLILPALAWLTPLPVYALAGELWSWRPMLYLTVGGLSFAFCAVAWYKSFPLIGVGRGQAIGAFYALFATLFTAAFTLNFPEWHFLIGLALVILGGFVMVSDSERHPGAVRNVEGGA from the coding sequence ATGAACAGCATGCACAGACAGCGGTATCTTCGCCGCCGAACCCGCTGGGGTTATGGCTGGGCCTTGTGGGCGGCGGTGTTGTGGGGCGCATGGTATGTGCCCGGCGCCGCGGTGTGGCACGAGGCGCCGCTGGCCGGGCTGACGCGGGGGCGGCCCGAGTGGTTTCTGATGGCGGCCGCGGTGTTGACTGCCTTTCACGCCTGCCTGGTGGCGGCGTTTCAATTGTTGTGGCTGGCGGCCTTGGGCAAGCTGGCCGACTTCTTCCGCACGCTATGGCGCTTCGGCGGCATTTCCAAGTGGTATTTCCTGGCCGCGGTCTTGGGCGGCCTGATGGCCAATTTCGGCTCATATCTGGCGATGGGTTATGTGGGCGCGGTGTTCGCCGCGGTGGCGGGCCTGTTGTATCCGGTGGTGGGCGCGGCCTTGGCGCGTTTGTGGTACCGCGAGCGGATAGATCGGCGCGCGGCGCTGGGCATCGCGGTCATCGTGCTGGGCGGAGCGGCGATTTACGCGCCGGGCCTGCTTGGGGACCTGAGCGGCGACGGCGACGCGCGCTGGCTGGGCTATCTGGGCGGCGCGCTGGCGGCGCTGGGCTGGGGACTGGAGGGCGCCATCGTCGGACGGGCAATGGATGTGACCGATCCCGATTGCGGGGTGGCGATCCGTTATCTGGCCGAGGCCCTGTATTGGCTGCTGCTGATTCTGCCGGCGCTGGCCTGGCTGACGCCCTTGCCGGTGTATGCGCTGGCCGGCGAGCTGTGGTCGTGGCGGCCTATGCTCTATCTGACGGTGGGCGGGCTCAGTTTCGCTTTCTGCGCCGTGGCCTGGTACAAATCCTTTCCCTTGATCGGCGTTGGGCGCGGCCAGGCGATCGGCGCTTTCTACGCGCTGTTCGCCACCTTGTTCACCGCCGCGTTCACCTTGAATTTTCCCGAGTGGCATTTTCTGATCGGCTTGGCCCTGGTGATTCTGGGCGGCTTCGTCATGGTGTCGGACAGCGAGCGCCATCCCGGCGCGGTGCGCAATGTGGAGGGCGGGGCGTGA
- the sbcB gene encoding exodeoxyribonuclease I produces MSNHSFFWHDYETFGAVPRQDRPSQFAGIRTDAELNEIGEPVMLYARPAPDYLPSPVACLLTGITPQWCLQHGVAEHEFAGVIERELATPGTIGVGYNSIRFDDEVTRFLFWRNLMDPYAREWQNQCGRWDLLDLVRATFALRPDGIQWPQHEDGRPSFKLEHLSAANGLAHEAAHDALSDVRATIALARLIKQHQPKLFDFYLSLRKKDAVKVQLSLHAPKPVLHVSGMYGAERGNMAVVWPLAAHPYNANEVIVWDLAHDPRELQGLGPDTIRERLYTRSEDLPEGVQRLPLKTVHINKSPFVVANLKVLSPERAAHWGVDMEQVQRHADYAGALPDLSPVWRKVYKRETGEPRDVDENLYGGFVSNNDRKVLTKLRRMSADQLTGEMAFFEDPQLAELLFRYRARNFPRSLSGEEQERWQTWRQAKLNGGPGRDVRQFRQELEEARAGELSEKAQDVLAQLEAYAAQL; encoded by the coding sequence ATGTCCAACCACAGCTTCTTCTGGCACGATTACGAAACCTTCGGCGCCGTGCCGCGCCAGGATCGCCCCTCGCAGTTCGCCGGCATCCGCACCGACGCCGAGCTGAATGAAATCGGCGAGCCGGTCATGCTCTACGCCCGGCCCGCGCCCGACTACCTGCCGTCTCCGGTGGCCTGCCTGCTGACCGGCATCACCCCGCAATGGTGTTTGCAGCACGGCGTGGCCGAGCACGAATTCGCCGGCGTGATCGAACGCGAGCTGGCGACGCCGGGCACCATAGGCGTCGGCTACAACTCTATCCGCTTCGACGACGAAGTCACCCGCTTCCTGTTCTGGCGCAATCTGATGGACCCCTATGCGCGCGAATGGCAGAACCAATGCGGCCGCTGGGATCTGCTGGACCTGGTCCGCGCCACCTTCGCGCTGCGCCCGGACGGCATCCAATGGCCGCAGCACGAGGATGGACGCCCCAGCTTCAAACTGGAGCATTTGAGCGCCGCCAACGGCCTGGCGCACGAAGCCGCCCACGACGCCCTCTCCGACGTGCGCGCCACCATCGCGCTGGCGCGCCTGATCAAACAACACCAGCCCAAGCTGTTCGACTTCTACCTGTCGCTGCGCAAGAAAGACGCGGTCAAGGTCCAGCTCAGCCTCCATGCGCCCAAACCCGTGTTGCACGTTTCCGGCATGTACGGCGCCGAGCGCGGCAATATGGCCGTGGTCTGGCCGCTGGCGGCCCACCCCTACAACGCCAACGAGGTGATTGTCTGGGACTTGGCCCACGACCCTCGCGAACTGCAAGGCCTGGGCCCGGACACCATCCGAGAGCGCTTGTACACCCGCAGCGAAGATTTGCCGGAAGGCGTGCAGCGTTTGCCGCTCAAAACCGTGCACATCAATAAATCGCCGTTCGTGGTCGCCAACCTCAAGGTGTTGAGCCCGGAGCGCGCCGCGCACTGGGGCGTGGACATGGAGCAGGTTCAGCGCCACGCCGACTACGCCGGCGCGCTGCCGGATCTGAGCCCGGTCTGGCGCAAGGTGTATAAGCGCGAAACCGGCGAGCCGCGCGACGTCGACGAAAATCTCTACGGCGGCTTCGTCTCCAACAACGATCGCAAAGTGCTGACCAAGCTGCGCCGCATGTCGGCCGACCAGTTGACCGGCGAGATGGCCTTCTTCGAAGACCCCCAGCTGGCCGAACTCTTGTTCCGCTACCGCGCGCGCAACTTCCCGCGCTCCCTGTCCGGCGAAGAGCAAGAACGCTGGCAGACATGGCGTCAAGCCAAGCTCAACGGCGGACCCGGCCGCGATGTCCGGCAATTCCGCCAGGAACTGGAGGAAGCCCGCGCCGGCGAGCTAAGCGAAAAAGCGCAAGACGTGCTGGCGCAGCTGGAAGCCTACGCCGCGCAACTGTAA
- a CDS encoding enoyl-CoA hydratase-related protein, with product MTAESVLLAVDSKGIATITLNRAELLNALDDSSVGLLTAMLETLAEDASVRAVVLTGSGISFSAGHDIDWMRRMAGFGREELERHARLLAKLLRTLDTLPKPTIAKIQGSAFGLGAGLVACCDVSIASSEALFSFSDVKLGVIPALVAPYMVRAIGERSTRRYFMTAERFNAGKAKRLGLVHQVVESDELDMAVDFLINHLLINSPAAMLEAKRLLADIAGLGVGEDGMEICIQRIVAIRLSEEGREGVQAMLETRKPSWMD from the coding sequence ATGACCGCCGAATCCGTTTTGCTTGCCGTTGATTCAAAGGGAATCGCCACCATCACCCTCAACCGCGCGGAACTGCTGAACGCGCTGGACGACAGCAGCGTCGGCCTGCTGACCGCGATGCTGGAAACCCTGGCCGAAGACGCTAGCGTGCGCGCCGTGGTGCTGACCGGCAGCGGCATCAGCTTTTCCGCCGGCCACGATATCGACTGGATGCGACGGATGGCCGGCTTCGGCCGCGAGGAACTGGAGCGCCACGCCCGCCTGCTGGCCAAGCTGCTGCGCACGCTGGACACCTTGCCCAAGCCCACCATCGCCAAGATACAGGGCTCCGCCTTCGGTCTGGGCGCGGGGCTGGTCGCCTGCTGCGACGTGTCCATCGCCAGCTCCGAAGCGCTGTTCAGCTTTTCCGACGTCAAGCTGGGCGTGATCCCCGCGCTGGTGGCGCCCTATATGGTCCGCGCCATCGGCGAGCGCTCGACGCGCCGCTACTTCATGACCGCGGAGCGTTTCAACGCCGGCAAGGCCAAACGCCTGGGGCTGGTGCATCAGGTGGTGGAAAGCGATGAGCTCGACATGGCGGTGGACTTCCTGATCAACCATCTGCTGATCAACAGCCCGGCGGCGATGCTGGAAGCCAAGCGGCTGCTGGCCGACATCGCCGGCCTGGGCGTCGGGGAAGACGGCATGGAAATCTGCATCCAGCGCATTGTCGCCATCCGCCTGAGCGAGGAAGGCCGCGAGGGCGTTCAGGCCATGCTGGAAACGCGCAAGCCCTCGTGGATGGATTGA
- a CDS encoding alpha/beta fold hydrolase, which produces MPYAEIAGHKVYYELSGQGAQVLALFNGITMSTAAWALLQPQLEPHFQLLRFDFLGQGQSDRPGGDKYPLSEQADLAAGLLNHLGIAEVYLTGLSYGGMVAQHFAHRHPERVSRLLLAATLAWADSVNNHISDSWIAANRSGGLDLRYAVSVPWLFSSRFLASNAAMLDDMKLIAGMVDWDAVIRLIAGVTEHDARTWLHELSMPCHILVGDEDRLTPLYQAELLRERLPGAQLEILPGTGHVLHIEAADAFVRSIIRFGHG; this is translated from the coding sequence ATGCCCTATGCCGAAATCGCCGGACACAAGGTCTATTACGAACTCAGCGGACAGGGCGCCCAAGTTCTGGCGCTATTCAACGGCATCACCATGTCCACCGCCGCCTGGGCTCTGCTGCAGCCGCAGCTGGAACCGCACTTCCAGCTATTGCGCTTCGACTTTCTCGGCCAAGGCCAAAGCGACCGCCCCGGCGGCGACAAATATCCGCTCAGCGAACAAGCCGACCTCGCCGCCGGTCTGTTGAATCATTTGGGCATTGCGGAGGTCTATCTCACCGGCTTGTCTTACGGCGGCATGGTGGCGCAGCACTTCGCCCATCGTCATCCCGAGCGCGTGTCGCGGCTGCTGCTGGCCGCCACGCTGGCCTGGGCCGACAGCGTCAACAACCATATCAGCGACAGCTGGATTGCGGCCAACCGCAGCGGCGGGCTGGATTTGCGTTACGCGGTCAGCGTGCCCTGGCTGTTTTCCAGCCGATTTCTCGCCAGCAACGCCGCCATGCTCGACGATATGAAGCTGATTGCCGGCATGGTGGACTGGGACGCGGTGATACGTCTGATCGCCGGCGTCACCGAGCACGACGCGCGCACCTGGCTGCACGAGCTGAGCATGCCCTGCCATATACTGGTTGGCGACGAAGACCGCCTGACGCCCTTGTATCAAGCCGAACTATTGCGCGAACGGCTGCCCGGCGCGCAGCTGGAAATTCTGCCGGGCACCGGCCATGTATTGCACATCGAGGCCGCGGACGCCTTTGTCCGCAGCATTATCCGTTTTGGCCACGGCTGA
- a CDS encoding ABC transporter ATP-binding protein, whose protein sequence is MTQAIAAKPAQAAFSAHNAQVVGTQADADKAYLRIAGVLKKFGDHVAVDHVDLDIRRNEIFALLGSSGCGKSTLLRMLAGMETPTSGRIILDGEDMQGLQPYERPVNMMFQSYALFPHMTVEQNVAFGLKQDKVPREEIAERVGKMLDLVQMRKYANRKPHQLSGGQQQRVALARSLVKRPKLLLLDEPLGALDKKLRQQTQLELVNTIEQVGVTCIMVTHDQEEAMTMASRIGIMSEGSLLQVGTPSEIYDYPSCRFTAEFIGESNIFEGAVVVDEPDLVEVRSPELGGDIRIDHGITGPKGMHVWASIRPEDVRLDIKPLPVGPNVAAGVVEDIAYLGSYSIYHVKLASGKVVKSVVPSSRWYDAGETAPTWGDPVFVSWRQDVPVVLTR, encoded by the coding sequence ATGACGCAAGCTATTGCCGCCAAACCGGCCCAGGCCGCTTTTTCCGCCCACAACGCTCAGGTCGTCGGAACCCAGGCCGACGCCGACAAGGCTTATCTGCGCATTGCCGGCGTGCTGAAAAAGTTCGGCGATCATGTCGCGGTGGATCATGTGGATCTGGATATCCGCAGAAATGAAATCTTCGCCCTGCTAGGCAGCTCCGGCTGCGGCAAGTCCACCTTGCTGCGCATGCTGGCGGGCATGGAGACGCCGACTTCTGGCCGCATCATCCTGGACGGGGAGGACATGCAGGGCCTGCAGCCGTACGAGCGGCCGGTGAACATGATGTTCCAGAGCTACGCCTTGTTTCCGCATATGACTGTGGAGCAGAACGTGGCGTTTGGCCTGAAACAGGACAAGGTGCCGCGCGAGGAGATCGCGGAGCGGGTGGGCAAGATGCTGGATCTGGTGCAGATGCGCAAGTACGCCAACCGCAAGCCGCATCAATTGTCCGGCGGTCAGCAGCAGCGGGTGGCGCTGGCGCGCAGCCTAGTCAAGCGGCCCAAGCTCTTGCTGCTGGACGAGCCTCTGGGCGCTCTGGACAAGAAGCTGCGCCAGCAGACCCAGCTGGAGCTGGTCAATACCATCGAACAGGTGGGCGTGACCTGCATCATGGTGACCCATGATCAGGAAGAGGCGATGACCATGGCCAGCCGCATCGGCATCATGAGCGAAGGCTCCTTGCTGCAGGTGGGCACCCCGTCCGAAATTTACGATTACCCCAGCTGTCGCTTCACCGCGGAATTCATCGGCGAGAGCAATATTTTCGAGGGCGCGGTGGTGGTGGACGAGCCGGACCTGGTCGAAGTGCGCTCGCCGGAGCTGGGCGGGGACATCCGCATCGACCACGGGATTACCGGCCCCAAGGGCATGCACGTCTGGGCCAGCATTCGGCCGGAAGACGTGAGGCTGGACATCAAGCCGTTGCCGGTGGGCCCCAATGTCGCCGCCGGCGTGGTGGAGGACATCGCCTATCTGGGCAGTTATTCCATCTATCACGTGAAACTGGCCAGCGGCAAGGTCGTCAAATCGGTGGTGCCGTCTTCGCGCTGGTATGATGCGGGCGAAACCGCGCCGACCTGGGGAGATCCGGTCTTCGTCAGTTGGCGCCAGGATGTACCGGTGGTGTTGACGCGCTAG
- a CDS encoding NAD(P)/FAD-dependent oxidoreductase, translating to MLSFAHQAHAPSYYAATALPWEPGAALEGVVDCDVCVVGGGLAGLSAALNLRERGFSVALLEGAQIGFGASGRNGGQVISGFACGVDTLRAQLGDSLAKQMWDMSVEAVDIIEQRVNRHGIDCDWRRGYVSVAVKPRHMQELEDWQREAAQAYDYGGMQLWDRDELRTRLASDRYQGGLYDPRSGHLHPLNYTLGLARAAREAGVAIYEQSPALRLKRGARPQVATERGVVNCDQLVLACNSYIGALVPELERRIMPAGTYVIATEPLGKERAEALIANDMAVCDTNFVLDYYRLSVDHRLLFGGKVSYSGREPAHLADGMRSDMLRVFPQLADVKIDYAWGGFCDITVNRAPDFGRLDGNVYYLQGFSGHGVNITGLAGKVVAEAVAGDASRFDLFAKIRHNPFPGGKWLRTPALVLGMAYFRMRDYL from the coding sequence ATGCTTAGCTTTGCCCATCAGGCTCACGCTCCATCCTATTACGCCGCCACCGCTCTGCCCTGGGAGCCCGGGGCGGCGCTGGAAGGCGTCGTCGACTGCGATGTCTGCGTGGTGGGCGGCGGGCTGGCGGGCTTGTCGGCGGCGCTGAATCTGCGCGAGCGCGGATTCTCCGTGGCGCTGCTGGAGGGCGCGCAAATCGGCTTCGGCGCCTCGGGGCGCAACGGCGGACAGGTGATTTCCGGATTCGCTTGCGGCGTCGACACGCTGCGCGCGCAATTGGGCGACAGCCTGGCCAAGCAGATGTGGGACATGTCGGTGGAGGCGGTGGACATCATCGAGCAACGGGTGAACCGGCACGGCATCGATTGCGATTGGCGGCGCGGCTATGTCAGCGTGGCGGTCAAGCCGCGGCATATGCAGGAGTTGGAGGACTGGCAGCGAGAGGCGGCGCAGGCCTATGACTATGGCGGCATGCAGCTGTGGGACCGGGACGAACTCAGGACCCGGCTGGCCAGCGATCGCTACCAGGGCGGGCTGTACGACCCGCGCTCCGGCCATCTGCACCCATTGAACTACACACTGGGCCTGGCCCGCGCCGCGCGCGAGGCGGGGGTGGCCATTTACGAGCAAAGCCCGGCGCTGCGTCTGAAGCGGGGGGCGCGGCCGCAAGTGGCGACGGAGCGGGGCGTGGTCAATTGCGACCAGCTGGTGTTGGCCTGCAATTCCTACATCGGCGCGCTGGTGCCTGAGCTGGAACGGCGTATCATGCCGGCCGGCACTTATGTGATCGCCACCGAGCCCTTGGGGAAGGAGCGGGCCGAGGCCTTGATCGCCAACGATATGGCGGTGTGCGACACCAATTTCGTGCTGGATTACTATCGTCTGTCCGTCGACCACCGCTTATTGTTCGGCGGCAAGGTCAGTTACTCCGGACGCGAGCCGGCCCATTTGGCCGACGGCATGCGCAGCGATATGCTGCGGGTGTTTCCGCAACTGGCCGACGTCAAGATCGACTATGCCTGGGGCGGTTTTTGCGACATCACGGTGAACCGCGCCCCTGACTTTGGCCGTTTGGACGGCAATGTCTATTATCTGCAAGGCTTTTCCGGGCACGGCGTCAACATCACCGGCCTGGCCGGCAAAGTGGTGGCGGAGGCGGTGGCCGGAGACGCTTCGCGCTTCGACCTGTTCGCCAAGATTCGTCATAATCCCTTCCCCGGCGGCAAATGGCTGCGCACGCCGGCCTTGGTGCTGGGCATGGCTTATTTCCGGATGCGGGATTATTTATAA